A single region of the Argonema galeatum A003/A1 genome encodes:
- a CDS encoding ATP-binding protein, with amino-acid sequence MKNEEKVNILMVDDHPENLLALEAILDSLGENLVKAHSGEEALKCVLRQDFAVILLDVQMPGMDGFETATLIRLRERSRQTPIIFLTAFSTSDSFVFKGYSLGAVDYLLKPIDPEILKSKVVVFVDLFKKTEKIERQAAQLAAINSELRESEERFRCLSASSPVGIFLTDIEGHCTYTNPRCQAICGFTLEQSLGNGWLESVYWEDRERVKVDWFAYTHRGNEYSDEFRFQTPPGIIHWVSVRSSPMLSDRGNPVGHVVSVEDITDRKQAEEESNKLLREQIKRQEAEQANRLKDEFLAALSHELRTPLNSILGWARLLRTRNFDEETTTRALETIERNAKLQAQLIEDILDVSRIIRGKLRLNICTVNLTAIIKGAIDAMSPQAESKAIKLETELDTVINTVSGDPNRLQQIVWNLLSNAIKFTPEGGKVKVQLECAGDRAQIKVIDTGIGIPPDFLPYVFDRFRQADGQTTRSYGGLGLGLAIVHHLVELHGGNVGAESAGEGQGATFTVTLPRLETSREAGAQRRRGEPNIVETFHETSQQQVKIRGVIEADSV; translated from the coding sequence ATGAAAAATGAAGAAAAAGTAAACATTTTGATGGTTGACGACCATCCAGAAAATCTGCTAGCGCTAGAGGCAATACTAGACAGTCTAGGTGAGAATCTGGTAAAAGCCCATTCGGGTGAAGAAGCCTTGAAATGTGTGCTCAGGCAAGATTTTGCTGTGATTCTACTTGACGTTCAAATGCCAGGGATGGATGGATTTGAAACGGCAACGCTAATTCGACTGCGAGAGCGATCGCGCCAGACCCCGATTATTTTCCTCACAGCATTTAGCACCAGCGACTCCTTCGTCTTCAAAGGCTATTCTTTGGGCGCAGTAGATTATCTGCTCAAACCGATCGACCCAGAAATATTGAAATCGAAAGTAGTCGTGTTTGTTGACCTGTTCAAGAAGACTGAGAAGATCGAACGACAAGCAGCACAACTTGCAGCCATCAACAGCGAACTTAGGGAAAGTGAAGAGCGGTTTCGCTGTTTGAGTGCATCCTCCCCAGTGGGTATTTTTCTGACAGATATTGAAGGGCACTGTACCTACACCAACCCGCGCTGCCAAGCTATCTGTGGCTTTACTTTAGAGCAAAGCTTAGGAAACGGTTGGTTAGAGTCAGTGTATTGGGAAGACCGAGAACGGGTAAAAGTAGATTGGTTTGCCTACACACATCGAGGCAATGAATACTCCGACGAGTTTCGCTTCCAAACCCCTCCCGGCATTATTCATTGGGTTAGCGTGCGATCGTCTCCCATGCTTTCCGATCGAGGTAATCCTGTAGGTCATGTGGTATCGGTAGAAGATATCACCGATCGCAAGCAAGCTGAGGAAGAAAGCAATAAGTTGCTTCGCGAACAGATAAAGCGACAGGAAGCTGAGCAAGCGAACCGTTTGAAAGACGAATTTCTAGCAGCCCTCTCCCACGAACTCCGCACTCCCCTTAACTCCATACTGGGATGGGCTCGCCTGCTCCGCACTCGCAATTTTGATGAAGAGACGACTACTCGCGCCCTAGAAACTATCGAACGCAACGCCAAGTTACAAGCGCAATTGATCGAGGACATCTTGGATGTTTCGCGCATCATCCGGGGCAAGCTGCGTCTGAATATATGCACAGTTAATCTTACAGCAATTATTAAAGGCGCGATCGATGCCATGTCTCCTCAAGCCGAAAGTAAAGCAATTAAATTGGAAACCGAACTTGATACAGTAATAAATACCGTCTCAGGCGATCCCAACCGCTTACAGCAAATTGTCTGGAATTTACTCTCCAATGCGATCAAATTCACGCCTGAAGGAGGAAAGGTCAAGGTGCAACTGGAGTGTGCTGGTGACCGCGCCCAAATAAAGGTGATTGACACAGGCATTGGTATCCCTCCAGATTTTCTTCCTTATGTTTTCGATCGCTTTCGTCAGGCTGATGGCCAAACCACAAGGTCATACGGCGGACTCGGACTGGGATTGGCTATAGTCCATCACTTAGTAGAACTGCACGGCGGAAACGTCGGCGCAGAAAGTGCAGGAGAAGGCCAGGGAGCCACGTTTACGGTGACTCTACCGCGCCTTGAAACAAGCAGGGAAGCAGGGGCGCAAAGGCGCAGGGGAGAGCCCAACATTGTAGAAACGTTTCATGAAACGTCTCAACAGCAGGTCAAGATAAGAGGGGTCATTGAAGCGGATTCCGTATAA
- a CDS encoding HAMP domain-containing protein codes for MQTEQLVTDNSDNLDIKELLKILVAVKKGNFSARMPIDKTGVAGKIADTLNDIIELNQRMSKELERVSTVVGKDGKITQRASLGSAGGSWAESVNSVNTLITDLVQPTAETARVIRAVANGDLSQTIPTEIEGRPLKGEFLQTAQIVNTMVAQLSSFASEVTRVAREVGTEGKLGVQAEVKGVAGTWKDLTDSVNMMAGNLTAQVRNIAEVTTAVANGDLSKKITVDVKGEILELKNTVNTMVDQLNSFASEVTRVAREVGTEGKLGGQAEVKGVAGTWKDLTDSVNLMAGNLTAQVRNIAEVTTAVANGDLSKKITVDVKGEILELKNTVNIMVDQLSSFASEVTRVAREVGAEGKLGGQAEVKGVAGTWKDLTDSVNFMAGNLTAQVRNIAEVTTAVANGDLSKKITVDVKGEILELKNTVNTMVDQLNSFASEVTRVAREVGTEGKLGVQAEVRGVAGTWKDLTDSVNLMAGNLTGQVRNIAEVATAIANGDLSKKITVDVKGEILDLKNTINTMVDQLSSFASEVTRVAREVGTEGKLGVQAEVRGVAGTWKDLTDNVNSMAGNLTGQVRNIAEVATAIANGDLSKKITVQVKGEILELKNTINIMVDQLSSFASEVTRVAREVGSEGKLGVQADVRGVAGTWKDLTDSVNFMAGSLTAQVRNIAAVTTAVANGDLSKKITVDVKGEILDLKNTVNTMVDQLNSFASEVTRVAREVGTEGKLGVQAEVKGVAGTWKDLTDSVNFMAGSLTAQVRNIAEVTTAVANGDLSKKVTVDVKGEILELKNTVNTMVDQLNSFASEVTRVAREVGTEGKLGVQAYVRGVAGTWKDLTDNVNSMAGNLTAQVRNIAEVTKAVANGDLSKKITVDVKGEILELKNTINVMVDQLSSFASEVTRVAREVGTEGKLGGQADVKGVAGTWKDLTDNVNSMAGNLTAQVRGIARVVTAVANGDLKRKLMLEAKGEIETLADTINEMIDTLATFADQVTTVAREVGIEGKLGGQAKVPGAAGIWRALTDNVNELAANLTTQVRAIAEVAIAVTKGDLTRSIAVQAEGEVAILKDNINQMIANLRETTQKNTEQDWLKTNLAKFTRMLQGQRDLETVSKLILSELAPLVSAQHGVFYLMEAGDHQAYLKLLSTYAYRERKQLSNRFELGQGMVGQCALEKERILLTEVPDNYIKISSGLGESTPLNAVVLPVLFEGQVTAVIELASFRRFSEIHLTFFDQLTESIAIVLNTIAASMRTEELLKQSTALAEELQTQQAELRETNKRLEQQAQSLKTSEELLKKQQEQLQQTNEELEERSRLLELQNKEVERKNNEIEQARRSLEEKAAQLALSSKYKSEFLANMSHELRTPLNSLLILARLLADNTEGNLSIKQVEYTRTIYSAGTDLLGLINDILDLAKIESGTMSIEIDMMLFTELREQIERTFRQVAQDKTLTFAIDLDTQLPRAIYTDSKRLQQVLKNLLSNAFKFTEQGSVTLRTAIETGGWSQDNETLNRASSVVAFAVTDTGIGIPNDKQKIIFEAFQQADGTTSRKYGGTGLGLSISREIAHLLGGEIQLVSKVGVGSTFTLYLPQNHSGSEDPADKPYQELRSNFSELPLTRQPLLSSYFPSPALPTRSPSSLPATDGLATLQPKALEPISASLDSQKAQPTSLVDDRGDIQPGDIVLLIVEDDINFARILLDMARQQGFKVLVALRSETGLSMAREYKPNALVLDIMLPTMDGWTVLDRLKHDPSTRHIPVHIISVADGRQRGLQLGAVSYLQKPVTSEALSKALTQIKTFIQRPVKNLLVVQNNEDQRHTIVELIGNSDVSTTAVGTGAAALEALKSGQFDCLVLDLNLPDMNGFELISSIKQESRNVEAGNLRSLPIVVYTDKKLSLVQETELKRIAQTTPLKEVHTPESLLDETALFLHRVQANLPAPKREMLEQLHKTDRVLTNKKVLIVDDDMRNIFALASMLERHQMQVIYKENGRDGIAILRSTPDIDIVLMDVMMPEMDGYETMRAIRQIPQFKGLPMIALTAKAMKGDREKCIEAGASDYITKPVDTDQLLSLLRVWLYK; via the coding sequence TGATGGCAGGTAATCTGACAGCCCAAGTGCGGAACATTGCCGAAGTGACCACAGCAGTAGCAAATGGCGACTTGTCTAAGAAAATTACAGTAGATGTTAAAGGCGAAATTCTGGAATTGAAAAACACCGTCAACACGATGGTGGATCAACTCAACTCCTTCGCATCAGAAGTAACGCGGGTAGCAAGAGAAGTAGGAACAGAAGGAAAATTAGGCGGACAAGCAGAAGTAAAAGGCGTCGCCGGAACCTGGAAAGATTTGACTGATTCAGTTAACTTAATGGCAGGCAATCTCACAGCCCAAGTGCGGAATATTGCCGAAGTTACCACCGCAGTAGCAAATGGCGATTTATCTAAAAAAATTACAGTAGATGTTAAAGGCGAAATTTTAGAACTAAAAAATACCGTCAACATCATGGTTGACCAGCTTTCTTCATTTGCATCAGAAGTAACGCGGGTAGCAAGAGAAGTAGGCGCAGAAGGAAAATTAGGCGGACAAGCAGAAGTAAAAGGCGTCGCCGGAACTTGGAAAGATTTGACCGATTCGGTGAACTTCATGGCAGGCAATCTGACAGCCCAAGTACGGAACATTGCCGAAGTCACCACCGCAGTAGCAAATGGCGACTTGTCTAAAAAAATTACAGTAGATGTGAAAGGCGAAATTCTGGAATTGAAAAACACCGTCAACACAATGGTGGATCAACTCAACTCCTTCGCAAGTGAAGTAACGCGGGTGGCAAGAGAAGTAGGAACAGAAGGAAAATTAGGAGTACAAGCAGAAGTCAGGGGTGTAGCCGGAACTTGGAAAGATTTGACCGATTCAGTTAACTTAATGGCGGGAAATCTGACCGGACAAGTACGTAACATTGCCGAAGTGGCGACAGCTATTGCTAACGGCGACTTGTCTAAGAAAATAACGGTCGATGTTAAAGGCGAAATATTGGATCTGAAAAACACCATTAACACGATGGTTGACCAACTTTCTTCCTTTGCATCAGAAGTAACGCGGGTAGCAAGAGAAGTAGGAACGGAAGGAAAATTAGGGGTACAAGCAGAAGTCAGAGGAGTAGCCGGAACTTGGAAAGATTTAACCGATAACGTTAACTCGATGGCGGGAAATCTGACCGGACAAGTACGTAACATTGCAGAAGTAGCAACCGCTATTGCTAACGGCGACCTTTCTAAGAAAATTACCGTGCAGGTAAAAGGCGAAATTTTGGAGTTGAAAAACACCATAAATATCATGGTGGATCAACTTAGTTCCTTTGCTTCTGAAGTAACGCGGGTTGCTAGGGAAGTGGGGAGTGAAGGCAAACTGGGGGTACAAGCTGATGTCCGGGGGGTGGCGGGAACCTGGAAAGATTTGACGGACAGCGTGAACTTCATGGCAGGTTCTTTAACAGCCCAAGTACGGAATATTGCCGCAGTGACAACAGCTGTAGCAAATGGCGACCTTTCTAAGAAAATTACTGTCGATGTTAAAGGCGAAATTTTGGATCTGAAAAACACCGTCAACACAATGGTGGATCAACTGAATTCCTTTGCTTCTGAAGTAACGCGGGTTGCAAGGGAAGTGGGAACGGAAGGGAAGTTAGGCGTACAAGCAGAAGTAAAAGGTGTCGCGGGAACTTGGAAAGATTTGACCGACTCGGTAAACTTTATGGCGGGTTCCTTGACAGCCCAAGTGCGGAACATCGCCGAAGTGACGACAGCTGTAGCAAATGGTGACTTATCAAAGAAAGTTACTGTCGATGTGAAAGGCGAAATTTTAGAGTTGAAAAACACCGTCAACACAATGGTGGATCAACTGAATTCCTTCGCATCGGAAGTAACGCGGGTGGCGAGGGAAGTGGGAACGGAAGGTAAGTTGGGGGTACAAGCTTATGTTCGGGGTGTGGCGGGAACTTGGAAAGATTTGACCGACAACGTTAATTCGATGGCGGGTAATTTGACAGCCCAAGTGCGGAACATTGCTGAAGTGACGAAGGCGGTGGCAAATGGCGACTTGTCTAAGAAAATTACTGTCGATGTGAAAGGCGAGATTCTGGAACTGAAAAACACTATCAACGTGATGGTGGATCAGCTTTCGTCTTTTGCTTCCGAAGTAACGCGGGTGGCTAGGGAGGTGGGTACGGAAGGAAAGTTGGGGGGCCAAGCGGATGTTAAAGGGGTTGCGGGAACTTGGAAAGATTTGACCGACAACGTTAATTCGATGGCGGGTAATTTGACTGCCCAAGTGCGGGGGATTGCGCGAGTGGTGACGGCAGTTGCCAATGGGGATTTGAAGCGAAAATTGATGTTGGAAGCGAAGGGAGAAATTGAGACTTTAGCGGATACGATCAACGAGATGATCGATACGCTGGCAACATTTGCGGATCAAGTTACCACTGTGGCGCGAGAGGTGGGAATTGAAGGTAAGTTAGGCGGACAAGCGAAAGTGCCTGGTGCGGCGGGTATTTGGCGGGCGCTGACGGACAACGTGAACGAACTGGCGGCGAATTTGACGACGCAGGTGCGTGCGATCGCAGAAGTGGCTATAGCCGTCACCAAGGGCGACCTGACGCGATCGATCGCCGTCCAAGCAGAAGGCGAAGTCGCCATCCTCAAAGACAACATCAACCAGATGATTGCCAACCTGCGCGAAACCACCCAGAAGAACACCGAACAAGACTGGTTGAAGACCAACCTAGCCAAATTTACCCGAATGTTGCAGGGACAAAGAGATTTGGAAACAGTCTCCAAACTCATACTCTCCGAACTCGCACCCCTGGTTTCCGCACAACACGGCGTCTTCTACCTCATGGAAGCAGGCGACCATCAGGCGTATCTCAAACTTCTCAGCACCTACGCTTATCGCGAACGCAAACAGCTATCTAACCGCTTCGAGTTGGGCCAAGGAATGGTGGGACAATGCGCCCTGGAAAAAGAACGCATCCTCCTGACCGAAGTGCCAGATAACTATATCAAAATTAGTTCCGGTCTGGGAGAATCCACACCTTTAAACGCAGTCGTCTTACCAGTACTATTTGAAGGCCAAGTAACCGCAGTCATTGAACTCGCCTCCTTCCGCCGCTTCAGCGAAATTCACCTCACATTCTTCGATCAGCTTACCGAAAGCATTGCGATCGTCTTGAACACAATTGCCGCCAGTATGCGGACTGAAGAATTGCTCAAGCAATCCACAGCACTCGCAGAAGAACTGCAAACCCAACAAGCGGAACTGCGAGAAACTAACAAGCGATTGGAACAACAAGCCCAATCTCTCAAAACATCGGAAGAATTGCTCAAAAAACAGCAAGAACAATTACAACAAACTAATGAAGAACTAGAAGAAAGAAGCCGGTTGTTAGAGTTACAAAACAAGGAAGTCGAACGCAAGAACAACGAGATCGAACAGGCACGCAGATCTTTGGAAGAGAAAGCCGCGCAATTGGCTTTGAGTTCCAAGTACAAGTCAGAATTCCTGGCTAATATGTCTCACGAATTGCGGACACCCCTGAACAGCTTGCTCATTTTGGCTCGGTTGCTGGCCGATAACACTGAGGGCAATTTGTCAATTAAGCAAGTCGAATATACCCGCACAATCTATTCAGCAGGTACAGATTTGTTGGGGCTAATTAACGACATCCTAGATTTGGCAAAAATTGAATCCGGCACCATGTCAATTGAAATAGATATGATGCTGTTCACAGAACTTAGAGAGCAGATAGAGCGTACCTTTCGACAAGTGGCACAGGATAAAACTCTCACCTTCGCGATCGATTTAGATACTCAACTGCCCAGGGCAATATATACCGACTCGAAGAGATTGCAGCAAGTATTGAAAAACTTGCTCTCCAACGCATTTAAATTTACCGAACAGGGTAGCGTCACCCTGCGGACTGCTATAGAGACTGGAGGTTGGAGTCAGGACAACGAAACTTTGAATCGCGCCTCTAGCGTTGTGGCCTTTGCCGTCACCGATACCGGCATCGGCATCCCTAACGACAAACAGAAAATAATTTTTGAGGCATTTCAGCAAGCCGATGGTACCACCAGCCGCAAATATGGCGGCACCGGGCTGGGTTTGTCCATCAGCCGGGAAATTGCCCATCTCCTGGGCGGAGAAATTCAGTTAGTCAGCAAAGTAGGCGTAGGCAGTACCTTCACCCTCTACTTACCCCAAAACCATTCGGGTTCCGAAGATCCCGCAGATAAGCCTTATCAAGAGCTACGGAGCAATTTCTCTGAGCTACCCCTGACCCGTCAACCGCTCCTATCTTCATATTTCCCGTCCCCGGCCCTACCGACGCGATCGCCTTCATCGTTGCCTGCAACGGATGGGCTGGCAACCTTACAACCGAAGGCCCTGGAGCCAATATCAGCTTCATTGGATTCGCAAAAGGCTCAACCGACATCGCTTGTTGACGATCGAGGCGATATCCAACCGGGCGATATCGTATTGCTGATTGTGGAAGATGACATCAACTTTGCCCGCATCCTGTTAGATATGGCAAGACAGCAAGGCTTTAAAGTGCTGGTAGCGTTGCGTAGCGAAACGGGTCTGTCAATGGCGCGGGAATACAAGCCAAATGCTCTAGTTCTGGATATTATGCTGCCCACAATGGATGGCTGGACGGTACTCGATCGCTTAAAGCACGACCCCAGTACTCGTCATATTCCCGTCCACATCATTTCAGTGGCAGACGGGCGGCAGCGGGGCTTGCAATTGGGAGCAGTATCGTATCTGCAAAAACCCGTCACCAGCGAGGCACTGTCCAAGGCACTGACTCAAATCAAAACTTTTATTCAGCGCCCTGTAAAAAACCTGCTGGTAGTGCAAAATAACGAAGATCAACGCCACACCATAGTGGAGTTAATTGGCAACAGCGATGTCTCCACTACAGCCGTCGGCACTGGCGCAGCAGCACTGGAAGCGCTCAAGTCAGGACAATTTGATTGTTTGGTGCTGGATTTGAACTTGCCGGATATGAACGGATTTGAATTAATCTCTAGCATCAAGCAGGAGTCAAGAAATGTAGAAGCAGGAAATTTAAGGTCTTTACCGATCGTAGTTTATACCGATAAAAAACTTTCGCTCGTTCAAGAAACTGAACTCAAGCGCATTGCCCAGACTACTCCGCTCAAAGAAGTACACACTCCAGAGTCTCTCTTAGATGAAACAGCTTTGTTCCTGCACCGAGTTCAGGCAAACTTGCCCGCACCCAAGCGAGAGATGCTGGAACAACTGCACAAAACAGATCGCGTACTTACTAATAAGAAAGTACTGATCGTAGACGACGATATGCGTAACATCTTTGCTCTCGCCAGTATGCTAGAACGCCATCAGATGCAGGTGATTTATAAGGAAAATGGTAGGGATGGCATTGCCATTTTGCGGAGTACTCCAGACATCGATATCGTCTTGATGGATGTGATGATGCCAGAAATGGACGGATACGAGACAATGCGAGCTATCCGCCAAATCCCTCAATTCAAAGGGTTGCCGATGATTGCCCTCACAGCTAAAGCCATGAAAGGCGATCGCGAAAAGTGCATCGAAGCAGGCGCATCAGACTACATCACTAAACCCGTCGATACAGACCAATTGCTCTCGCTGCTGCGCGTCTGGCTCTATAAGTAG